Proteins found in one Pongo pygmaeus isolate AG05252 chromosome 8, NHGRI_mPonPyg2-v2.0_pri, whole genome shotgun sequence genomic segment:
- the CREM gene encoding cAMP-responsive element modulator isoform X17, whose amino-acid sequence MWWHQHNLCFRRPIEEDYSSGDVEEKVATIAETDESAESEGVIDSHKRREILSRRPSYRKILNELSSDVPGVPKIEEERSEEEGTPPSIATMAVPTSIYQTSTGQYIAIAQGGTIQISNPGSDGVQGLQALTMTNSGAPPPGATIVQYAAQSADGTQQFFVPGSQVVVQDEETDLAPSHMAAATGDMPAYQIRAPTAALPQGVVMAASPGSLHSPQQLAEEATRKRELRLMKNREAAKECRRRKKEYVKCLESRVAVLEVQNKKLIEELETLKDICSPKTD is encoded by the exons ATGTGGTGGCATCAGCATAATCTATGTTTCAGGCGTCCTATAGAGGAGGATTATTCTTCAGGGGATGTGGAAGAAAAG GTAGCAACAATTGCAGAGACAGATGAATCTGCAGAATCAGAAGGTGTAATTGATTCTCATAAACGTAGAGAAATCCTTTCACGAAGACCCTCTTATAG GAAAATACTGAATGAACTGTCCTCTGATGTGCCTGGTGTTCCCAAGATTGAAGAAGAAAGATCAGAGGAAGAAGGAACACCACCTAGCATTGCTACCATGGCAGTACCAACTAGCATATATCAGACTAGCACGGGGCAATACA ttGCTATAGCCCAAGGTGGAACAATCCAGATTTCTAACCCAGGATCTGATGGTGTTCAGGGACTGCAGGCATTAACAATGACAAATTCAGGAGCTCCTCCACCAGGTGCTACAATTGTACAGTACGCAGCACAATCAGCTGATGGCACACAGCAGTTCTTTGTCCCAGGCAGCCAGGTTGTTGTTCAAG atgaggaaactgacctTGCCCCAAGTCACAtggctg CTGCCACTGGTGACATGCCAGCTTACCAGATCCGAGCTCCTACTGCTGCTTTGCCACAGGGAGTGGTGATGGCTGCATCGCCCGGAAGTTTGCACAGTCCCCAGCAGCTGGCAGAAGAAGCAACACGCAAACGAGAGCTGAGGCTAATGAAAAACAG GGAAGCTGCCAAAGAATGTCGACGTCGAAAGAAAGAATATGTAAAATGTCTGGAGAGCCGAGTTGCAGTGCTGGAAGTCCAGAACAAGAAGCTTATAGAGGAACTTGAAACCTTGAAAGACATTTGTTCTCCCAAAACAGATTAG
- the CREM gene encoding cAMP-responsive element modulator isoform X19, with protein sequence MWWHQHNLCFRRPIEEDYSSGDVEEKVATIAETDESAESEGVIDSHKRREILSRRPSYRKILNELSSDVPGVPKIEEERSEEEGTPPSIATMAVPTSIYQTSTGQYIAIAQGGTIQISNPGSDGVQGLQALTMTNSGAPPPGATIVQYAAQSADGTQQFFVPGSQVVVQAATGDMPAYQIRAPTAALPQGVVMAASPGSLHSPQQLAEEATRKRELRLMKNREAAKECRRRKKEYVKCLESRVAVLEVQNKKLIEELETLKDICSPKTD encoded by the exons ATGTGGTGGCATCAGCATAATCTATGTTTCAGGCGTCCTATAGAGGAGGATTATTCTTCAGGGGATGTGGAAGAAAAG GTAGCAACAATTGCAGAGACAGATGAATCTGCAGAATCAGAAGGTGTAATTGATTCTCATAAACGTAGAGAAATCCTTTCACGAAGACCCTCTTATAG GAAAATACTGAATGAACTGTCCTCTGATGTGCCTGGTGTTCCCAAGATTGAAGAAGAAAGATCAGAGGAAGAAGGAACACCACCTAGCATTGCTACCATGGCAGTACCAACTAGCATATATCAGACTAGCACGGGGCAATACA ttGCTATAGCCCAAGGTGGAACAATCCAGATTTCTAACCCAGGATCTGATGGTGTTCAGGGACTGCAGGCATTAACAATGACAAATTCAGGAGCTCCTCCACCAGGTGCTACAATTGTACAGTACGCAGCACAATCAGCTGATGGCACACAGCAGTTCTTTGTCCCAGGCAGCCAGGTTGTTGTTCAAG CTGCCACTGGTGACATGCCAGCTTACCAGATCCGAGCTCCTACTGCTGCTTTGCCACAGGGAGTGGTGATGGCTGCATCGCCCGGAAGTTTGCACAGTCCCCAGCAGCTGGCAGAAGAAGCAACACGCAAACGAGAGCTGAGGCTAATGAAAAACAG GGAAGCTGCCAAAGAATGTCGACGTCGAAAGAAAGAATATGTAAAATGTCTGGAGAGCCGAGTTGCAGTGCTGGAAGTCCAGAACAAGAAGCTTATAGAGGAACTTGAAACCTTGAAAGACATTTGTTCTCCCAAAACAGATTAG
- the CREM gene encoding cAMP-responsive element modulator isoform X16 has product MWWHQHNLCFRRPIEEDYSSGDVEEKVATIAETDESAESEGVIDSHKRREILSRRPSYRKILNELSSDVPGVPKIEEERSEEEGTPPSIATMAVPTSIYQTSTGQYIAIAQGGTIQISNPGSDGVQGLQALTMTNSGAPPPGATIVQYAAQSADGTQQFFVPGSQVVVQDEETDLAPSHMAAATGDMPAYQIRAPTAALPQGVVMAASPGSLHSPQQLAEEATRKRELRLMKNREAARECRRKKKEYVKCLENRVAVLENQNKTLIEELKALKDLYCHKVE; this is encoded by the exons ATGTGGTGGCATCAGCATAATCTATGTTTCAGGCGTCCTATAGAGGAGGATTATTCTTCAGGGGATGTGGAAGAAAAG GTAGCAACAATTGCAGAGACAGATGAATCTGCAGAATCAGAAGGTGTAATTGATTCTCATAAACGTAGAGAAATCCTTTCACGAAGACCCTCTTATAG GAAAATACTGAATGAACTGTCCTCTGATGTGCCTGGTGTTCCCAAGATTGAAGAAGAAAGATCAGAGGAAGAAGGAACACCACCTAGCATTGCTACCATGGCAGTACCAACTAGCATATATCAGACTAGCACGGGGCAATACA ttGCTATAGCCCAAGGTGGAACAATCCAGATTTCTAACCCAGGATCTGATGGTGTTCAGGGACTGCAGGCATTAACAATGACAAATTCAGGAGCTCCTCCACCAGGTGCTACAATTGTACAGTACGCAGCACAATCAGCTGATGGCACACAGCAGTTCTTTGTCCCAGGCAGCCAGGTTGTTGTTCAAG atgaggaaactgacctTGCCCCAAGTCACAtggctg CTGCCACTGGTGACATGCCAGCTTACCAGATCCGAGCTCCTACTGCTGCTTTGCCACAGGGAGTGGTGATGGCTGCATCGCCCGGAAGTTTGCACAGTCCCCAGCAGCTGGCAGAAGAAGCAACACGCAAACGAGAGCTGAGGCTAATGAAAAACAG GGAAGCTGCCCGGGAGTGTcgcaggaagaagaaagaatatgtCAAATGTCTTGAAAATCGTGTGGCTGTGCTTGAAAACCAAAACAAGACTCTCATTGAGGAACTCAAGGCCCTCAAAGATCTTTATTGCCATAAAGTAGAGTAA
- the CREM gene encoding cAMP-responsive element modulator isoform X18 codes for MWWHQHNLCFRRPIEEDYSSGDVEEKVATIAETDESAESEGVIDSHKRREILSRRPSYRKILNELSSDVPGVPKIEEERSEEEGTPPSIATMAVPTSIYQTSTGQYIAIAQGGTIQISNPGSDGVQGLQALTMTNSGAPPPGATIVQYAAQSADGTQQFFVPGSQVVVQAATGDMPAYQIRAPTAALPQGVVMAASPGSLHSPQQLAEEATRKRELRLMKNREAARECRRKKKEYVKCLENRVAVLENQNKTLIEELKALKDLYCHKVE; via the exons ATGTGGTGGCATCAGCATAATCTATGTTTCAGGCGTCCTATAGAGGAGGATTATTCTTCAGGGGATGTGGAAGAAAAG GTAGCAACAATTGCAGAGACAGATGAATCTGCAGAATCAGAAGGTGTAATTGATTCTCATAAACGTAGAGAAATCCTTTCACGAAGACCCTCTTATAG GAAAATACTGAATGAACTGTCCTCTGATGTGCCTGGTGTTCCCAAGATTGAAGAAGAAAGATCAGAGGAAGAAGGAACACCACCTAGCATTGCTACCATGGCAGTACCAACTAGCATATATCAGACTAGCACGGGGCAATACA ttGCTATAGCCCAAGGTGGAACAATCCAGATTTCTAACCCAGGATCTGATGGTGTTCAGGGACTGCAGGCATTAACAATGACAAATTCAGGAGCTCCTCCACCAGGTGCTACAATTGTACAGTACGCAGCACAATCAGCTGATGGCACACAGCAGTTCTTTGTCCCAGGCAGCCAGGTTGTTGTTCAAG CTGCCACTGGTGACATGCCAGCTTACCAGATCCGAGCTCCTACTGCTGCTTTGCCACAGGGAGTGGTGATGGCTGCATCGCCCGGAAGTTTGCACAGTCCCCAGCAGCTGGCAGAAGAAGCAACACGCAAACGAGAGCTGAGGCTAATGAAAAACAG GGAAGCTGCCCGGGAGTGTcgcaggaagaagaaagaatatgtCAAATGTCTTGAAAATCGTGTGGCTGTGCTTGAAAACCAAAACAAGACTCTCATTGAGGAACTCAAGGCCCTCAAAGATCTTTATTGCCATAAAGTAGAGTAA
- the CREM gene encoding cAMP-responsive element modulator isoform X33, with amino-acid sequence MVATIAETDESAESEGVIDSHKRREILSRRPSYRKILNELSSDVPGVPKIEEERSEEEGTPPSIATMAVPTSIYQTSTGQYTATGDMPAYQIRAPTAALPQGVVMAASPGSLHSPQQLAEEATRKRELRLMKNREAAKECRRRKKEYVKCLESRVAVLEVQNKKLIEELETLKDICSPKTD; translated from the exons ATG GTAGCAACAATTGCAGAGACAGATGAATCTGCAGAATCAGAAGGTGTAATTGATTCTCATAAACGTAGAGAAATCCTTTCACGAAGACCCTCTTATAG GAAAATACTGAATGAACTGTCCTCTGATGTGCCTGGTGTTCCCAAGATTGAAGAAGAAAGATCAGAGGAAGAAGGAACACCACCTAGCATTGCTACCATGGCAGTACCAACTAGCATATATCAGACTAGCACGGGGCAATACA CTGCCACTGGTGACATGCCAGCTTACCAGATCCGAGCTCCTACTGCTGCTTTGCCACAGGGAGTGGTGATGGCTGCATCGCCCGGAAGTTTGCACAGTCCCCAGCAGCTGGCAGAAGAAGCAACACGCAAACGAGAGCTGAGGCTAATGAAAAACAG GGAAGCTGCCAAAGAATGTCGACGTCGAAAGAAAGAATATGTAAAATGTCTGGAGAGCCGAGTTGCAGTGCTGGAAGTCCAGAACAAGAAGCTTATAGAGGAACTTGAAACCTTGAAAGACATTTGTTCTCCCAAAACAGATTAG
- the CREM gene encoding cAMP-responsive element modulator isoform X23 has translation MVATIAETDESAESEGVIDSHKRREILSRRPSYRKILNELSSDVPGVPKIEEERSEEEGTPPSIATMAVPTSIYQTSTGQYIAIAQGGTIQISNPGSDGVQGLQALTMTNSGAPPPGATIVQYAAQSADGTQQFFVPGSQVVVQDEETDLAPSHMAAATGDMPAYQIRAPTAALPQGVVMAASPGSLHSPQQLAEEATRKRELRLMKNREAAKECRRRKKEYVKCLESRVAVLEVQNKKLIEELETLKDICSPKTD, from the exons ATG GTAGCAACAATTGCAGAGACAGATGAATCTGCAGAATCAGAAGGTGTAATTGATTCTCATAAACGTAGAGAAATCCTTTCACGAAGACCCTCTTATAG GAAAATACTGAATGAACTGTCCTCTGATGTGCCTGGTGTTCCCAAGATTGAAGAAGAAAGATCAGAGGAAGAAGGAACACCACCTAGCATTGCTACCATGGCAGTACCAACTAGCATATATCAGACTAGCACGGGGCAATACA ttGCTATAGCCCAAGGTGGAACAATCCAGATTTCTAACCCAGGATCTGATGGTGTTCAGGGACTGCAGGCATTAACAATGACAAATTCAGGAGCTCCTCCACCAGGTGCTACAATTGTACAGTACGCAGCACAATCAGCTGATGGCACACAGCAGTTCTTTGTCCCAGGCAGCCAGGTTGTTGTTCAAG atgaggaaactgacctTGCCCCAAGTCACAtggctg CTGCCACTGGTGACATGCCAGCTTACCAGATCCGAGCTCCTACTGCTGCTTTGCCACAGGGAGTGGTGATGGCTGCATCGCCCGGAAGTTTGCACAGTCCCCAGCAGCTGGCAGAAGAAGCAACACGCAAACGAGAGCTGAGGCTAATGAAAAACAG GGAAGCTGCCAAAGAATGTCGACGTCGAAAGAAAGAATATGTAAAATGTCTGGAGAGCCGAGTTGCAGTGCTGGAAGTCCAGAACAAGAAGCTTATAGAGGAACTTGAAACCTTGAAAGACATTTGTTCTCCCAAAACAGATTAG
- the CREM gene encoding cAMP-responsive element modulator isoform X22 yields MVATIAETDESAESEGVIDSHKRREILSRRPSYRKILNELSSDVPGVPKIEEERSEEEGTPPSIATMAVPTSIYQTSTGQYIAIAQGGTIQISNPGSDGVQGLQALTMTNSGAPPPGATIVQYAAQSADGTQQFFVPGSQVVVQDEETDLAPSHMAAATGDMPAYQIRAPTAALPQGVVMAASPGSLHSPQQLAEEATRKRELRLMKNREAARECRRKKKEYVKCLENRVAVLENQNKTLIEELKALKDLYCHKVE; encoded by the exons ATG GTAGCAACAATTGCAGAGACAGATGAATCTGCAGAATCAGAAGGTGTAATTGATTCTCATAAACGTAGAGAAATCCTTTCACGAAGACCCTCTTATAG GAAAATACTGAATGAACTGTCCTCTGATGTGCCTGGTGTTCCCAAGATTGAAGAAGAAAGATCAGAGGAAGAAGGAACACCACCTAGCATTGCTACCATGGCAGTACCAACTAGCATATATCAGACTAGCACGGGGCAATACA ttGCTATAGCCCAAGGTGGAACAATCCAGATTTCTAACCCAGGATCTGATGGTGTTCAGGGACTGCAGGCATTAACAATGACAAATTCAGGAGCTCCTCCACCAGGTGCTACAATTGTACAGTACGCAGCACAATCAGCTGATGGCACACAGCAGTTCTTTGTCCCAGGCAGCCAGGTTGTTGTTCAAG atgaggaaactgacctTGCCCCAAGTCACAtggctg CTGCCACTGGTGACATGCCAGCTTACCAGATCCGAGCTCCTACTGCTGCTTTGCCACAGGGAGTGGTGATGGCTGCATCGCCCGGAAGTTTGCACAGTCCCCAGCAGCTGGCAGAAGAAGCAACACGCAAACGAGAGCTGAGGCTAATGAAAAACAG GGAAGCTGCCCGGGAGTGTcgcaggaagaagaaagaatatgtCAAATGTCTTGAAAATCGTGTGGCTGTGCTTGAAAACCAAAACAAGACTCTCATTGAGGAACTCAAGGCCCTCAAAGATCTTTATTGCCATAAAGTAGAGTAA
- the CREM gene encoding cAMP-responsive element modulator isoform X26 produces the protein MVATIAETDESAESEGVIDSHKRREILSRRPSYRKILNELSSDVPGVPKIEEERSEEEGTPPSIATMAVPTSIYQTSTGQYIAIAQGGTIQISNPGSDGVQGLQALTMTNSGAPPPGATIVQYAAQSADGTQQFFVPGSQVVVQAATGDMPAYQIRAPTAALPQGVVMAASPGSLHSPQQLAEEATRKRELRLMKNREAARECRRKKKEYVKCLENRVAVLENQNKTLIEELKALKDLYCHKVE, from the exons ATG GTAGCAACAATTGCAGAGACAGATGAATCTGCAGAATCAGAAGGTGTAATTGATTCTCATAAACGTAGAGAAATCCTTTCACGAAGACCCTCTTATAG GAAAATACTGAATGAACTGTCCTCTGATGTGCCTGGTGTTCCCAAGATTGAAGAAGAAAGATCAGAGGAAGAAGGAACACCACCTAGCATTGCTACCATGGCAGTACCAACTAGCATATATCAGACTAGCACGGGGCAATACA ttGCTATAGCCCAAGGTGGAACAATCCAGATTTCTAACCCAGGATCTGATGGTGTTCAGGGACTGCAGGCATTAACAATGACAAATTCAGGAGCTCCTCCACCAGGTGCTACAATTGTACAGTACGCAGCACAATCAGCTGATGGCACACAGCAGTTCTTTGTCCCAGGCAGCCAGGTTGTTGTTCAAG CTGCCACTGGTGACATGCCAGCTTACCAGATCCGAGCTCCTACTGCTGCTTTGCCACAGGGAGTGGTGATGGCTGCATCGCCCGGAAGTTTGCACAGTCCCCAGCAGCTGGCAGAAGAAGCAACACGCAAACGAGAGCTGAGGCTAATGAAAAACAG GGAAGCTGCCCGGGAGTGTcgcaggaagaagaaagaatatgtCAAATGTCTTGAAAATCGTGTGGCTGTGCTTGAAAACCAAAACAAGACTCTCATTGAGGAACTCAAGGCCCTCAAAGATCTTTATTGCCATAAAGTAGAGTAA
- the CREM gene encoding cAMP-responsive element modulator isoform X32, producing the protein MVATIAETDESAESEGVIDSHKRREILSRRPSYRKILNELSSDVPGVPKIEEERSEEEGTPPSIATMAVPTSIYQTSTGQYTATGDMPAYQIRAPTAALPQGVVMAASPGSLHSPQQLAEEATRKRELRLMKNREAARECRRKKKEYVKCLENRVAVLENQNKTLIEELKALKDLYCHKVE; encoded by the exons ATG GTAGCAACAATTGCAGAGACAGATGAATCTGCAGAATCAGAAGGTGTAATTGATTCTCATAAACGTAGAGAAATCCTTTCACGAAGACCCTCTTATAG GAAAATACTGAATGAACTGTCCTCTGATGTGCCTGGTGTTCCCAAGATTGAAGAAGAAAGATCAGAGGAAGAAGGAACACCACCTAGCATTGCTACCATGGCAGTACCAACTAGCATATATCAGACTAGCACGGGGCAATACA CTGCCACTGGTGACATGCCAGCTTACCAGATCCGAGCTCCTACTGCTGCTTTGCCACAGGGAGTGGTGATGGCTGCATCGCCCGGAAGTTTGCACAGTCCCCAGCAGCTGGCAGAAGAAGCAACACGCAAACGAGAGCTGAGGCTAATGAAAAACAG GGAAGCTGCCCGGGAGTGTcgcaggaagaagaaagaatatgtCAAATGTCTTGAAAATCGTGTGGCTGTGCTTGAAAACCAAAACAAGACTCTCATTGAGGAACTCAAGGCCCTCAAAGATCTTTATTGCCATAAAGTAGAGTAA
- the CREM gene encoding cAMP-responsive element modulator isoform X27, whose amino-acid sequence MVATIAETDESAESEGVIDSHKRREILSRRPSYRKILNELSSDVPGVPKIEEERSEEEGTPPSIATMAVPTSIYQTSTGQYIAIAQGGTIQISNPGSDGVQGLQALTMTNSGAPPPGATIVQYAAQSADGTQQFFVPGSQVVVQAATGDMPAYQIRAPTAALPQGVVMAASPGSLHSPQQLAEEATRKRELRLMKNREAAKECRRRKKEYVKCLESRVAVLEVQNKKLIEELETLKDICSPKTD is encoded by the exons ATG GTAGCAACAATTGCAGAGACAGATGAATCTGCAGAATCAGAAGGTGTAATTGATTCTCATAAACGTAGAGAAATCCTTTCACGAAGACCCTCTTATAG GAAAATACTGAATGAACTGTCCTCTGATGTGCCTGGTGTTCCCAAGATTGAAGAAGAAAGATCAGAGGAAGAAGGAACACCACCTAGCATTGCTACCATGGCAGTACCAACTAGCATATATCAGACTAGCACGGGGCAATACA ttGCTATAGCCCAAGGTGGAACAATCCAGATTTCTAACCCAGGATCTGATGGTGTTCAGGGACTGCAGGCATTAACAATGACAAATTCAGGAGCTCCTCCACCAGGTGCTACAATTGTACAGTACGCAGCACAATCAGCTGATGGCACACAGCAGTTCTTTGTCCCAGGCAGCCAGGTTGTTGTTCAAG CTGCCACTGGTGACATGCCAGCTTACCAGATCCGAGCTCCTACTGCTGCTTTGCCACAGGGAGTGGTGATGGCTGCATCGCCCGGAAGTTTGCACAGTCCCCAGCAGCTGGCAGAAGAAGCAACACGCAAACGAGAGCTGAGGCTAATGAAAAACAG GGAAGCTGCCAAAGAATGTCGACGTCGAAAGAAAGAATATGTAAAATGTCTGGAGAGCCGAGTTGCAGTGCTGGAAGTCCAGAACAAGAAGCTTATAGAGGAACTTGAAACCTTGAAAGACATTTGTTCTCCCAAAACAGATTAG
- the CREM gene encoding cAMP-responsive element modulator isoform X21, whose protein sequence is MDKESVVATIAETDESAESEGVIDSHKRREILSRRPSYRKILNELSSDVPGVPKIEEERSEEEGTPPSIATMAVPTSIYQTSTGQYIAIAQGGTIQISNPGSDGVQGLQALTMTNSGAPPPGATIVQYAAQSADGTQQFFVPGSQVVVQDEETDLAPSHMAAATGDMPAYQIRAPTAALPQGVVMAASPGSLHSPQQLAEEATRKRELRLMKNREAARECRRKKKEYVKCLENRVAVLENQNKTLIEELKALKDLYCHKVE, encoded by the exons GTAGCAACAATTGCAGAGACAGATGAATCTGCAGAATCAGAAGGTGTAATTGATTCTCATAAACGTAGAGAAATCCTTTCACGAAGACCCTCTTATAG GAAAATACTGAATGAACTGTCCTCTGATGTGCCTGGTGTTCCCAAGATTGAAGAAGAAAGATCAGAGGAAGAAGGAACACCACCTAGCATTGCTACCATGGCAGTACCAACTAGCATATATCAGACTAGCACGGGGCAATACA ttGCTATAGCCCAAGGTGGAACAATCCAGATTTCTAACCCAGGATCTGATGGTGTTCAGGGACTGCAGGCATTAACAATGACAAATTCAGGAGCTCCTCCACCAGGTGCTACAATTGTACAGTACGCAGCACAATCAGCTGATGGCACACAGCAGTTCTTTGTCCCAGGCAGCCAGGTTGTTGTTCAAG atgaggaaactgacctTGCCCCAAGTCACAtggctg CTGCCACTGGTGACATGCCAGCTTACCAGATCCGAGCTCCTACTGCTGCTTTGCCACAGGGAGTGGTGATGGCTGCATCGCCCGGAAGTTTGCACAGTCCCCAGCAGCTGGCAGAAGAAGCAACACGCAAACGAGAGCTGAGGCTAATGAAAAACAG GGAAGCTGCCCGGGAGTGTcgcaggaagaagaaagaatatgtCAAATGTCTTGAAAATCGTGTGGCTGTGCTTGAAAACCAAAACAAGACTCTCATTGAGGAACTCAAGGCCCTCAAAGATCTTTATTGCCATAAAGTAGAGTAA
- the CREM gene encoding cAMP-responsive element modulator isoform X31 — MAVPTSIYQTSTGQYIAIAQGGTIQISNPGSDGVQGLQALTMTNSGAPPPGATIVQYAAQSADGTQQFFVPGSQVVVQDEETDLAPSHMAAATGDMPAYQIRAPTAALPQGVVMAASPGSLHSPQQLAEEATRKRELRLMKNREAARECRRKKKEYVKCLENRVAVLENQNKTLIEELKALKDLYCHKVE; from the exons ATGGCAGTACCAACTAGCATATATCAGACTAGCACGGGGCAATACA ttGCTATAGCCCAAGGTGGAACAATCCAGATTTCTAACCCAGGATCTGATGGTGTTCAGGGACTGCAGGCATTAACAATGACAAATTCAGGAGCTCCTCCACCAGGTGCTACAATTGTACAGTACGCAGCACAATCAGCTGATGGCACACAGCAGTTCTTTGTCCCAGGCAGCCAGGTTGTTGTTCAAG atgaggaaactgacctTGCCCCAAGTCACAtggctg CTGCCACTGGTGACATGCCAGCTTACCAGATCCGAGCTCCTACTGCTGCTTTGCCACAGGGAGTGGTGATGGCTGCATCGCCCGGAAGTTTGCACAGTCCCCAGCAGCTGGCAGAAGAAGCAACACGCAAACGAGAGCTGAGGCTAATGAAAAACAG GGAAGCTGCCCGGGAGTGTcgcaggaagaagaaagaatatgtCAAATGTCTTGAAAATCGTGTGGCTGTGCTTGAAAACCAAAACAAGACTCTCATTGAGGAACTCAAGGCCCTCAAAGATCTTTATTGCCATAAAGTAGAGTAA
- the CREM gene encoding cAMP-responsive element modulator isoform X34, translated as MTNSGAPPPGATIVQYAAQSADGTQQFFVPGSQVVVQDEETDLAPSHMAAATGDMPAYQIRAPTAALPQGVVMAASPGSLHSPQQLAEEATRKRELRLMKNREAARECRRKKKEYVKCLENRVAVLENQNKTLIEELKALKDLYCHKVE; from the exons ATGACAAATTCAGGAGCTCCTCCACCAGGTGCTACAATTGTACAGTACGCAGCACAATCAGCTGATGGCACACAGCAGTTCTTTGTCCCAGGCAGCCAGGTTGTTGTTCAAG atgaggaaactgacctTGCCCCAAGTCACAtggctg CTGCCACTGGTGACATGCCAGCTTACCAGATCCGAGCTCCTACTGCTGCTTTGCCACAGGGAGTGGTGATGGCTGCATCGCCCGGAAGTTTGCACAGTCCCCAGCAGCTGGCAGAAGAAGCAACACGCAAACGAGAGCTGAGGCTAATGAAAAACAG GGAAGCTGCCCGGGAGTGTcgcaggaagaagaaagaatatgtCAAATGTCTTGAAAATCGTGTGGCTGTGCTTGAAAACCAAAACAAGACTCTCATTGAGGAACTCAAGGCCCTCAAAGATCTTTATTGCCATAAAGTAGAGTAA
- the CREM gene encoding cAMP-responsive element modulator isoform X39, producing the protein MAVTGDDTAATGDMPAYQIRAPTAALPQGVVMAASPGSLHSPQQLAEEATRKRELRLMKNREAAKECRRRKKEYVKCLESRVAVLEVQNKKLIEELETLKDICSPKTD; encoded by the exons ATGGCTGTAACTGGAGATGACACAG CTGCCACTGGTGACATGCCAGCTTACCAGATCCGAGCTCCTACTGCTGCTTTGCCACAGGGAGTGGTGATGGCTGCATCGCCCGGAAGTTTGCACAGTCCCCAGCAGCTGGCAGAAGAAGCAACACGCAAACGAGAGCTGAGGCTAATGAAAAACAG GGAAGCTGCCAAAGAATGTCGACGTCGAAAGAAAGAATATGTAAAATGTCTGGAGAGCCGAGTTGCAGTGCTGGAAGTCCAGAACAAGAAGCTTATAGAGGAACTTGAAACCTTGAAAGACATTTGTTCTCCCAAAACAGATTAG
- the CREM gene encoding cAMP-responsive element modulator isoform X36, protein MAVTGDDTDEETDLAPSHMAAATGDMPAYQIRAPTAALPQGVVMAASPGSLHSPQQLAEEATRKRELRLMKNREAAKECRRRKKEYVKCLESRVAVLEVQNKKLIEELETLKDICSPKTD, encoded by the exons ATGGCTGTAACTGGAGATGACACAG atgaggaaactgacctTGCCCCAAGTCACAtggctg CTGCCACTGGTGACATGCCAGCTTACCAGATCCGAGCTCCTACTGCTGCTTTGCCACAGGGAGTGGTGATGGCTGCATCGCCCGGAAGTTTGCACAGTCCCCAGCAGCTGGCAGAAGAAGCAACACGCAAACGAGAGCTGAGGCTAATGAAAAACAG GGAAGCTGCCAAAGAATGTCGACGTCGAAAGAAAGAATATGTAAAATGTCTGGAGAGCCGAGTTGCAGTGCTGGAAGTCCAGAACAAGAAGCTTATAGAGGAACTTGAAACCTTGAAAGACATTTGTTCTCCCAAAACAGATTAG